Proteins from a genomic interval of Epinephelus fuscoguttatus linkage group LG16, E.fuscoguttatus.final_Chr_v1:
- the rgra gene encoding retinal G protein coupled receptor a, with protein sequence MVSSYPLPEGFSDFDVFSLGSCLLVEGLLGFFLNAVTVIAFLKVRELRTPSNFLVFSLALADMGISMNATIAAFSSFLRYWPYGSEGCQTHGFQGFVTALASIHFIAAIAWDRYHQYCTRTKLQWSSAITLSVFIWLFTAFWSAMPLIGWGEYDYEPLRTCCTLDYSKGDRNYVSYLIPMSIFNMAIQMFVVMSSYQSIAQKFKKTGNPRFNPNTPLKTMLLCWGPYGVLAFYAAVENANLVSPKLRMMAPILAKTSPTFNVFLYALGNENYRGGIWQFLTGEKIDVPQIENKSK encoded by the exons ATGGTCTCGTCTTATCCTTTACCGGAGGGCTTCTCCGACTTTGATGTGTTCTCCCTGGGATCGTGTCTGCTGGTGGAGG GTCTGCTGGGCTTCTTTCTAAATGCGGTGACAGTCATTGCTTTCCTCAAAGTGAGAGAGCTGAGGACCCCCAGCAATTTCCTAGTGTTCAGCTTAGCGTTGGCTGATATGGGCATCTCAATGAACGCCACCATCGCCGCTTTCTCCAGCTTCTTGAG GTACTGGCCTTATGGCTCTGAGGGATGCCAGACTCACGGTTTCCAGGGTTTCGTGACAGCTCTTGCCAGCATCCACTTCATAGCCGCCATCGCCTGGGACAGATACCACCAGTACTGCACTA GGACAAAGCTGCAGTGGAGCAGCGCCATCACTCTGTCTGTATTTATCTGGCTCTTCACCGCCTTCTGGTCTGCCATGCCCCTCATCGGCTGGGGAGAGTACGACTACGAGCCCCTCAGGACCTGCTGCACTCTGGACTACAGCAAGGGAGACAG AAACTACGTGTCCTACTTGATCCCCATGTCTATCTTCAACATGGCCATCCAGATGTTTGTTGTCATGTCCTCCTATCAGTCCATTGCACAGAAATTCAAGAAGACTGGAAACCCCAGG TTCAACCCCAACACTCCTCTTAAAACTATGCTGCTCTGCTGGGGCCCCTATGGTGTCCTGGCTTTCTACGCCGCTGTGGAGAACGCCAACCTGGTCTCACCAAAGCTCAGGATG ATGGCACCTATCCTGGCTAAAACCTCTCCCACCTTCAATGTCTTCCTGTACGCTTTGGGAAATGAGAACTACagaggaggcatctggcagttCCTCACCGGGGAAAAGATTGATGTGCCTCAAATTGAGAACAAGTCCAAATAA
- the slc18a3a gene encoding probable vesicular acetylcholine transporter-A produces MEPEGTTEGQATNMAQSAASKLSQMGERTKQLGNVIQDPDRQKRIILVIVCIALLLDNMLYMVIVPIIPDYLEELQKAADDAQVVDRHSNFTNSTVHKTSKGNFDLQIGVLFASKAILQLLVNPLSGTFIDRVGYDIPLFIGLNVMFLSTLTFAFAENYATLFLARSMQGLGSAFADTAGIALIADRYTEDTERSKALGIALAFISFGSLVAPPFGGVLYEFAGKRVPFLILALICLTDGVLCLTVLKPFSNRERENMPVGTPIYKLMIDPYIAVVAGALTICNIPLAFLEPTIANWMEETMHASQWEIGMTWFPAFFPHVLGVYLTVKLAAKYPHLQWFYGAIGMVFIGASSCTVPACKNFGQLMIPLCGICFGIAFVDTALLPTLGFLVDVRHVSVYGSVYAIADISYCVAYALGPVVAGQIVHDLGFVQLNLGMGLANVLYAPALLLLKNVAQMKPSFSERNMLLEDGPTGLYDTIKMEQREKKRKGLCTTIDENGIETFAQRSYSEEESSGGEYA; encoded by the coding sequence ATGGAGCCGGAGGGGACCACAGAGGGACAAGCCACTAATATGGCACAATCTGCCGCCTCCAAACTGTCCCAGATGGGCGAAAGAACTAAACAACTGGGCAATGTAATCCAAGACCCAGATCGGCAGAAACGGATTATTCTAGTAATAGTCTGTATAGCACTTTTGTTAGACAACATGCTTTACATGGTAATTGTGCCAATTATACCCGACTACCTTGAAGAGCTACAGAAAGCAGCGGATGACGCTCAAGTCGTTGACCGGCACTCCAACTTCACTAACAGCACCGTCCACAAAACAAGCAAGGGGAACTTCGACCTACAGATTGGTGTTCTTTTTGCCTCCAAGGCCATCCTGCAGCTCCTGGTGAACCCGCTAAGTGGCACGTTCATAGACAGGGTCGGCTATGATATTCCACTTTTCATCGGTCTCAATGTCATGTTTCTGTCCACCCTCACTTTTGCCTTCGCTGAAAACTACGCGACTCTGTTCCTGGCGCGCAGCATGCAGGGCCTCGGCTCGGCTTTCGCGGACACTGCGGGCATCGCTCTGATCGCAGACAGgtacacagaggacacagagaggagcAAAGCGCTGGGTATTGCCTTGGCGTTCATCTCTTTTGGAAGTCTTGTGGCGCCCCCCTTTGGAGGGGTCCTCTATGAGTTTGCAGGGAAGCGGGTGCCCTTCCTGATCCTGGCCTTGATCTGCCTCACTGACGGTGTATTGTGCCTGACTGTGCTGAAGCCCTTCTCTAAccgagagagagaaaacatgcCAGTGGGCACCCCcatttataaactgatgattgACCCTTATATAGCTGTAGTGGCTGGTGCTCTGACAATTTGTAACATCCCTCTCGCCTTTCTTGAACCCACTATTGCCAACTGGATGGAGGAAACCATGCATGCCAGCCAGTGGGAGATCGGCATGACATGGTTCCCTGCCTTCTTCCCTCATGTTTTAGGCGTATATCTCACTGTCAAATTAGCAGCCAAGTACCCTCACCTCCAGTGGTTTTACGGGGCTATAGGTATGGTGTTCATAGGCGCGAGCTCCTGCACCGTGCCTGCCTGTAAAAACTTTGGACAGCTCATGATCCCGCTGTGCGGAATCTGTTTTGGCATTGCCTTCGTGGACACGGCGCTCCTGCCAACACTGGGTTTCCTGGTGGATGTGCGACATGTGTCGGTGTATGGCAGCGTGTACGCCATCGCAGACATCTCTTACTGCGTGGCCTATGCCCTGGGGCCCGTGGTGGCTGGACAGATCGTGCACGACCTGGGCTTTGTTCAGCTCAACCTCGGCATGGGCCTCGCCAATGTGCTTTACGCACCGGCGCTCCTTCTGCTGAAGAACGTGGCACAGATGAAGCCTTCTTTCTCCGAGAGAAACATGCTCCTGGAGGATGGCCCAACGGGGTTGTATGATACGATTAAGATGGAGCAacgagagaagaaaagaaagggcTTGTGTACAACGATCGACGAGAATGGCATTGAAACCTTTGCGCAACGATCGTACTCGGAGGAGGAATCCTCAGGAGGAGAGTATGCGTAA
- the chata gene encoding choline O-acetyltransferase, whose amino-acid sequence MPVLDQEPSKDLGGSDGLPKLPVPALKETLDMYLRCMKHLLTEEQFNKTQNAVKQFGAPGGVGELLQSKLTERRENKANWVYDYWLNDMYLNNRLALPVNSSPVMVFPQQHFRAPIDSLRFAAHLISGVLEYKTLLDSRALPVDYARGQLAGTPLCMEQYYRLFTSYRLPGSERDTLVAQESSVMPEPEHIIVACKNQFFVLDVVINFRRLNERDLLTQLEKIARMADNEEERLPPIGLLTSDGRTEWAESRSVLMRESTNRDSLDMIERCLCLVCLDDATGVEQSDTTRAMLMLHGGGVAKNGGNRWYDKPMQFVVGADGCCGVVCEHSPFEGIVLVQCTEYLLKYMIGSPSKLVRAASVSELPAPRRLRWKCTPEIHKFLASSADKLQRQVKNLDMNVHKFYDYGKEFIKKQKMSPDAYIQVALQLAYYRCHGRQVATYESASIRRFKEGRVDNIRSATPEALTFIKAMTDGSSSTSDAEKMELLRGAITAQTKYTILAITGMAIDNHLLGLREIAQELKIEKPEIFKDEAYLISNQFILSTSQVPTTVEMFCCYGPVVPNGYGACYNPQSDHIIFSVSSFRESEQTCSAKFVKCLEQGLLDMRDLCNKCNSSSNLTQQRQGQTLETHTQTDTNWQRKTPQRPADLTKNQQTLPQVVLKTPDQTKVEAQTQTAALGEALKNGRQS is encoded by the exons ATGCCAGTTCTGGACCAAGAGCCCTCCAAGGACTTAGGGGGCAGCGAT GGTCTTCCTAAGCTGCCAGTCCCGGCCCTGAAAGAAACACTGGACATGTACCTGAGGTGCATGAAGCACCTGCTCACAGAGGAGCAGTTCAACAAGACCCAAAATGCAGTGAAGCAGTTTGGAGCCCCTGGAGGAGTGGGGGAGCTACTACAGAGCAAACTCACGGAGAGGAGGGAGAACAAGGCAAACTGG GTGTATGACTACTGGCTGAATGACATGTACCTGAACAACAGACTGGCTCTGCCCGTCAACTCCAGTCCTGTGATGGTCTTCCCACAGCAGCACTTCAGGGCTCCCATCGACTCTTTACG GTTTGCCGCACACTTGATTTCTGGAGTTTTGGAGTATAAGACACTTCTTGATTC ACGTGCTCTCCCTGTGGACTACGCCCGGGGCCAGCTGGCTGGAACCCCTCTGTGTATGGAGCAGTACTATCGCCTCTTCACTTCCTACCGCCTACCGGGGTCTGAGAGGGACACACTGGTGGCCCAGGAGAGCAGCGTGATGCCAGAACCTGAACACATCATTGTGGCTTGTAAAAACCAG TTCTTCGTGCTGGATGTGGTAATCAACTTCCGCCGCCTGAATGAAAGAGACCTGCTGACTCAGCTGGAGAAGATCGCCAGGATGGCTGACAACGAAGAAGAGCGGCTCCCACCTATTGGTCTCCTCACGTCAGATGGACGGACAGAGTGGGCCGAGTCTCGCAGTGTGCTAATGAGAG AGTCTACTAACAGGGACTCTCTGGACATGATTGAGCGTTGTCTCTGTCTAGTCTGTTTGGATGACGCCACTGGGGTTGAGCAAAGTGACACCACACGTGCCATGTTGATGCTGCATGGTGGAGGAGTGGCCAAGAATGGAGGCAACCGCTGGTATGACAAGCCGATGCAG TTTGTCGTAGGAGCTGACGGCTGCTGCGGAGTCGTGTGTGAACACTCGCCATTTGAGGGAATTGTCCTCGTCCAGTGCACAGAGTATCTACTCAAATACAT GATTGGCAGCCCATCAAAGCTGGTCAGGGCTGCGAGTGTGAGCGAGCTGCCTGCACCACGCAGGCTCCGCTGGAAGTGTACTCCAGAGATTCACAAATTCCTCGCTTCTTCTGCTGACAAACTACAGAG GCAGGTGAAAAATCTGGACATGAATGTCCACAAATTTTACGATTACGGGAAAGAGTTCATCAAGAAGCAGAAAATGAGTCCAGATGCCTACATCCAGGTTGCTCTTCAGTTAGCCTACTACCG ATGTCATGGCAGACAGGTGGCGACCTATGAGAGTGCTTCTATACGTCGTTTTAAGGAGGGCAGAGTGGACAACATCCGCTCAGCCACACCAGAAGCCCTAACATTTATCAAAGCAATGACTGATGGGAGCTCAAGCACAAGT GATGCAGAAAAGATGGAGCTGTTACGAGGTGCAATAACTGCGCAGACAAAGTACACTATTCTG GCTATTACAGGAATGGCGATAGACAATCACTTACTTGGACTACGTGAAATTGCACAAGAACTAAAGATAGAGAAGCCGGAAATATTCAAAGATGAAGCCTATCTCATcagtaatcagttcattctctCTACAAGTCAG GTTCCTACAACTGTTGAGATGTTCTGCTGCTACGGACCCGTGGTTCCAAATGGATATGGAGCGTGCTACAACCCTCAGTCGGACCACATTATCTTCTCTGTGTCCAGTTTTCGTGAGAGTGAGCAGACGTGTTCGGCAAAATTTGTCAAGTGTCTGGAGCAGGGACTCCTGGACATGAGGGATCTGTGCAATAAATGTAACTCCAGCTCCAATCTGACCCAGCAAAGACAGGGTCAGACGCTGGAGACGCACacgcaaacagacacaaactggCAAAGAAAGACCCCACAGAGACCAGCTGACCTGACCAAGAATCAGCAAACACTGCCACAGGTTGTGCTGAAGACACCAGACCAGACTAAAGTGGAGGCTCAGACCCAGACTGCAGCACTGGGAGAGGCTTTGAAGAACGGACGTCAATCATAA